Sequence from the Desulfotignum phosphitoxidans DSM 13687 genome:
CCGCATCAGCTGTCGCTTCCATTGCTCAGGGGAAAAATATTTCCTGGACCCTATCCGATCTGAAAATCAATATTTCCACCGGGCCTGTGGTGGATTTCCGGGTAAAGGAACACTTAAGAAAAATGCCGGGTCCAGATGCAGTTCCATTGCTCTATCCGGCTCATTTTAACAGTCAAGGCAGCGAGTGGCCCAAACCGGACATAAAAAAACCCAATGCCATTCAACGAAACAATGAAACGGAAAAATGGCTGTTGCCCAATGATTTCTATTGTGTGGTCCGCCGTTTTTCCTCTAAAGAAGAAAAACGGCGGGTCATGGCAAACGTAGTCAATCCGGCTGATTTTCCCGAAATGACATTGCTGGGTTTTGAAAATCATCTCAATGTTTTCCATGCCAACAAACAGGGACTGCCCAAAACACTGGCATATGGCCTCATGGTGTTTCTAAATTCAACCGCATTGGATGAATATTTCAGAACCTTCAACGGCCACACCCAGGTGAACGCGACCGATCTTAAACAAATCAAATATCCTAGCCGTGATGTCTTGATGGCGCTTGGCGAATGGGCGTTGAACCAGTTGGAACTCACCCAGAAAACGATTGATGAAAAACTGGAGGCCATCACCGCATGACCAAAAAAGAGAAGCATCTCAAGGCCGCCCATAAAATCCTTATTACCCTTGGAATGCCAAGAGCTCAGCAAAACGAGCGCTCCGCGTTGTGTCTGCTCGCCTTATTGAACCTCATCCCGGGAAAAACCATGGTCAAAAGCTGAAGCCCCCTTAATGGGCATCACACCGATCATGGATTGGATCCGGGAACACTATCAAAAAAACTACGCACCCAATTCACGGGAAACAATCCGCCGCCAGACCATCCACCAGTTTATGGATGCAGGAGTTGCACTTTATAACCCGGACAAACACGATCGCCCTGTTAACAGCCCCAAAGCCGTTTATCAAATTGCACCGGCCACCTTGAAATTGCTGCAAAATTTTGGCACCAAAAAATGGCATGACAATCTGACCGACTATATGGCGGAACGGGAGACACTTGTTGCCAGGTATGCCCAGGAAAGGGAATTGAATCGGGTGCCCGTGCAAATCTCTTTCGGGAAAACCATCACTCTCAGTCCTGGAGAACACAGCGAATTAATTCGCACTGTCATTGAAGATTTTGCGCCCCGCTTTGCTCCGGGAAGCATACTGATCTATGCGGGAGATACCGGAGATAAGTGGGGGTATTTTGACGCTGCCATGCTGGCCGGATTGAATGTCGATATAGACTCCCATGGCAAAATGCCCGATGTCGTTTTGCATTATACCAGAAAAAACTGGCTGCTGCTGGTTGAATCCGTCACCAGCCACGGCCCGATGGATGGAAAACGCCATAACGAACTGACCCGGTTGTTTGCCGGTGCAACAGCCGGCCTTGTCTATGTAACGGCTTTTCCAAACCGCGTCACCATGGCTCGGTATCTTGACAGTATCGCATGGGAAACCGAAGTATGGGTTGCCGATGCCCCATCCCACCTGATTCATTTTAACGGGGAACGATTCCTCGGACCCTACAAATAAGGGTTTCCATCTTGCAAGAAGAAGCCTGGTCCGGAAGGCCATTCCTGCCCAGCGATGCCATCAGCGGCGAGTGCCGGGCGGTTCCTGTGGGTCGAATCCCATTCTGACGCGTTTGTTACAGGGAGTTGGGCATGCGAAGCGGTAAAAACGGCAAACTGTGTGAGGACATACCTGCCCGCAGTTTTTGCCGTTCAGCGCAGCATGCCCTACACCCTGTCAAACACGGCAGAGGGTGAGACCCACAGAGACCGCCCGGCACGGGTCTTTTGACCTGC
This genomic interval carries:
- a CDS encoding BsuBI/PstI family type II restriction endonuclease — its product is MGITPIMDWIREHYQKNYAPNSRETIRRQTIHQFMDAGVALYNPDKHDRPVNSPKAVYQIAPATLKLLQNFGTKKWHDNLTDYMAERETLVARYAQERELNRVPVQISFGKTITLSPGEHSELIRTVIEDFAPRFAPGSILIYAGDTGDKWGYFDAAMLAGLNVDIDSHGKMPDVVLHYTRKNWLLLVESVTSHGPMDGKRHNELTRLFAGATAGLVYVTAFPNRVTMARYLDSIAWETEVWVADAPSHLIHFNGERFLGPYK